AGCATAATGCGCTGTATCGGAAAATCTGCGAAGAGAAAGGAGTGACATTAACGGATATTGTGTGCATCGAAGATGTGGTACGCATCCCAGCCATTGGAATCGGCAAATTTAAGGATGTTAATGCTCATTTGCTGCTTACGAAGCCTATTCATGAATTGCAGCATGAGCTGAGAAGCACAGGGACTAGCGGAATTCCCAGCATCTCCCGCAGGGATGAGCAAACGTTATCGAGAAGCGTGCTCAGCATTTTCTCAACGTTTCGCGAAATGTTCGGATTTTTTGGCGGGGCCGCTATATTCTTAGCGCCATCTTCCGAAGAAATGCCAGAGATGGGCCTGGTGAAGTTAATAAATATGTTCTCTGGATTGCTGGATTCCAGCCGCTTTTTTGTCAGCGGTCATGCCTTCCAACCGGAGGCGGTCGTTCAGCAGTTGAAAGACTGGCAGGATGTTCATACACGCCATATTATCGGGCCGCCGTTCTTGGTAGAGAGGTTAATTCGTTACGTGAACGAGCATGAGCCAACTATGCAATTGGACCGGCAAACGAAAGTGATTACACTCGGAGGTTGGAAAAGCTTCACAGGCAGAGAGATTGACCGTCCTGATTTCTATCAGCAAGTATCGCAGGCTTTTGGTATTCACAGTGAGCAAGTACGGGATATGTTCGGCTTGGTTGAGACGAATTTCATGGCTATTGAGTGCGAACATCATGCCAAGCATGTTCCCCCATGGGTCCATTTCTCCGTGCGCAGCCTGGATGATCCGAATAAGGAAGTCCCTCTTGGCGAGCCGGGACGGCTGGCTGTGTACGACCCAAGTTCGTTATCCTATCCAGGTTTTATTCTGACTGATGATCTTGTCTATCTGGATTCCAACACTTGCTCATGCGGCAGGAACGGACAGATCGTGCAGTATATGTACAGAATTAAAGGGGCCGAAATTGGCTGCTGTGCTATTAACTTGGAGAAATTCATGACGGATAAGGAAGCCCAAGTAACCCAATGCAATATCGGATAGTTGACCACTCAACCTAACAAAAGGAGAGTAGATAGATTATGTATAACGCAATCATTTCTGATCATTTTATGAGTCCAAGGAACATTGGCGAGATCGTTCAGCCTGATCTGGCATTTCGCATCGGTAACCCTATTTGCGGTGACACGGTGCATGTTTGTGCGACCTTTTATGAAAACCAAATAAAGGGAATTAAGTATAAAGCCTATGGCTGTGCGGCATCCATTGCGACGGCGAGCATTTTTAGCGAGTTTGTGCAAGGCAAAGCGATAGCGGAATTGAGCGGTATGTCTCAGACAAGTAGACGGGAACTGCTTGGTGATCTGGAGCCGAACCAGAAGCACTGTTTAGATATTTTGGATGAATTGTTTGATTCTTTATGCACTGTAAAAGAGGTGTAAGCCTTGGTAGGTCGTTACTTTGACTATAATTCTACAACGCCCCTGGACCCTCGGGTTTGTCAGGTTATAACGGAGTCTAT
Above is a genomic segment from Paenibacillus sp. HWE-109 containing:
- a CDS encoding iron-sulfur cluster assembly scaffold protein, with product MYNAIISDHFMSPRNIGEIVQPDLAFRIGNPICGDTVHVCATFYENQIKGIKYKAYGCAASIATASIFSEFVQGKAIAELSGMSQTSRRELLGDLEPNQKHCLDILDELFDSLCTVKEV
- a CDS encoding LuxE/PaaK family acyltransferase; the protein is MSAYSIFFDLSKSLGIDPIGSIIASIKSIYQLPNDRQEDIKLNLIKQNFHYHYEHNALYRKICEEKGVTLTDIVCIEDVVRIPAIGIGKFKDVNAHLLLTKPIHELQHELRSTGTSGIPSISRRDEQTLSRSVLSIFSTFREMFGFFGGAAIFLAPSSEEMPEMGLVKLINMFSGLLDSSRFFVSGHAFQPEAVVQQLKDWQDVHTRHIIGPPFLVERLIRYVNEHEPTMQLDRQTKVITLGGWKSFTGREIDRPDFYQQVSQAFGIHSEQVRDMFGLVETNFMAIECEHHAKHVPPWVHFSVRSLDDPNKEVPLGEPGRLAVYDPSSLSYPGFILTDDLVYLDSNTCSCGRNGQIVQYMYRIKGAEIGCCAINLEKFMTDKEAQVTQCNIG